From Bactrocera oleae isolate idBacOlea1 chromosome 4, idBacOlea1, whole genome shotgun sequence:
TATCAATTATCAAATCAAGGGTAAAAaatacgtaggttgccttttaaaTTTCGGGATTTGACAACACAAGTGTTACAGTTAaacatactcagaacgttttgataTATGAGCTCTATTTGTGTTGTatacagtaacttaaaaaatagccaaaaaatggaattaaataaattattttttacagttttcgGCTTGAATAAATTCAGCAACAGTGCATAgatgaacttaattaaattcttggGGATGAAGCTCTATCGAagaccagtgtttatcgatggtatggtgaattcaatcgagtcggtagatcactccaagacgaatttcgtgaaggtcattcaaaatcagttgttgttccggGAACAATTGATGCTGTGCACAAACTGACATCGCATATTAAGACacgaaactgtaatttggtacaacgaatcgtaataacaataataaatttaatgtaccTATGTGTATATCCCCAAACCATGTAAGAAaaatcacccaaatttgcacaggataaataattttgataccTATTGCGACagcgtgaaaataggtgaaatcagcTGACAACCTACGACAGTCgacaaaactactaaaaatgcgcCTACTCCAcccatttcaaccaaattcagtacattATATTATCCTGACGATCCTATGTTACATTATGGAAATAGGcgcaatcggactacaatcacgcctacttcgcATATAGCACAAAttaaaattccatatgattctttcactttccaaatACTTGCATATTCaaatgaaactttgcacaaatagttttTTTGAGATATGCCATCTCGAGTTTAAAAATTGCCAAATGACTGCCAATatgactgactttttgccgaaaatatcgtaTAAACTGtgagatattatatattatagaaattcggtgaaaatgtgtttttgatAATAGTATAACCttgtatcaaaaatattttagttctaATAACAATGCATCTTTGtacctaaaattaataaaatcaggTGAAAACTTGCACTAActtccatataactaatatcacgattttcgtacatccagctgactttactccatatacattggtgatggtaagtgtaccttaatgaaactctggGAGCATCTTATTAatatgtggcatgttaatagtatgttgcaTTGCCAAAAATTACCATCATTCATGACcatcaatataaattaataagataccaaatttgattgttattcaTTGACGATTTCCTCGagcaatgaagttgaaccttttcgctacattttttaatatgaagttttgtcaacacctaAAGATATTTAGCCGGCTTTAATCCTTGAAACTTGCAAGAGTAGTCGGTTacgcccgaacttagcccttccttacttgttttatttattataattttttgttattttaatttacatattttaaagcgAAAAAGGAATcatgaatataataaaatcacaaaatttgCCTGTTCATCTGATTGCACTTTAGACTAGATTATATTTCTTCAGCTGGAATTGGAAAATGGTGTCCTTAACAGCTGCAAACACGATTCGAATATTTTCGGTATCTAAAGTGGGCGTAGGGAAAGAAAAAATTGGTTAGAATAGAATTTGTATAAAGGGGAAAGATTTAAGGTTatcaaataacaataaaaataataaaaaactacaatAGTAAATCTTTTACTGTTGTTCGAAAACCCCAACTTTCCAGTTACGGCTTAAAATCGCTTGTTGTTGTCGGCAgatgttaattgtttttaatttttggaactTCGAAAAAATAGTTAGtacctttttatttttgtttcttcgaaaatttaattattcgtTTCCTGTTATTGttagtgtaaaaaaatatttcttgacaTTGTCCTATgttcgaaaaaatataataaatcataGTTTTTGGATTTTCGAAAAAGTAATAAATCGTAATTCGATATTAAATTTCGATTTggttaaaaacaaatacatataaaatgtaatcgtactttgttgttgtttttgtatattcgaaaaagtaaaaaaggttTATTGTTGCATgttcgaaaaattaataaaccatTATTCGATGTTAACTATTTGTAAAAAAAGTAATTCgtactttgttgttgttcttgtaaattcgaaaaagtaaaaatgtttaatttgcaTGTTCGAAAAAGTAATACACCGTTAATTGAcgttatttgttaaaaaatacataaatagatCGTACTCTCGGCTCTGGACGACCTATAAATGCAATAGCAACTCTATATACTCACCCGTGGCGCATGTGAAATGTGAATAAATTGGACGGTCTTTATGCACCAATGCTTCAAACATTTgacgtataaaatattttgcttcgtCAGCGTTTTGTTTGGGACCTGAAATGACAGTTTTTCAAAGAAGTTATGAAAATTTTCGACTaacatttttatgtatgaaaatgTAGGGTGCAATATATTTTATGCCGTTGTATGACTTTGACATTTACTAACCGTTAGAGTTGGTAAGAATTCAAGAATGCTAGAGATAGAGAATACGCCAGGTTTTACCGTTATTTTCTTAGTTTGGTTTAGGCTAGGACAGGTGTGactaagaattaaaaaaaaaaacaaaatagacCGGGATGTCATAGACCATAGAagtgttttggtttttgtttctaTGTTGCCTCATCCCATTCTATAGTCTACACCGTCACGATGTCACAATCTTTTCTATCATTCTTGTTGTGTGGAGTGAAATTCAGTGTAATTGTACCATATTGTAGGGCATATTATTATTAGAATATGGAGTATATGCTCTctaaatttcatcaagatacaCAAGGTCCTTATATTCGGTATTTCGGCTTGAAAATGTATAATCagatttcgcctatttttacACGGTAATATTGGGACTTCGAAGAGTCGAGTAGATGGTGAGATATAGGATTTGGCCTTAAAAGAAGCGGTGCCACTCCAGTTGTACCATTTCAATTAATGTTTTCTCAGCGAATTaacgcacttttagtaatttccAATCCCTTTGTATGAGGGTTGGGAGTGGTTATTATTggatttcaccaatttttacACTCTATGTTTGATGAGATGATAGAAAAtagattttgttaaattttagaaatttcacTTAAATAGTGTCATGGACATAATCTAGAAAACGTTGATTAACTGAGAATTTACATTTTAAGCTAATCGATTTCTAGTCTAAACCGATTCGATTTATTCCAATCTGAAAGCACAAGTAAAACTCTCTCCTTTCGACCATAAGCTGGTTTCGCATAAAATACTTGCGGAGCTGGAATAGGTCTAGTCCACTGATCCTGTTATAATTTGATTATCTGAACTATGGTGATTTAGTCAAGAAGACTAAGTCAACAGATTGAACCTTGTATTATAAGTTCAGCTCTACCGATAAGTATATTAATATCTAATCAGCGAATTCCGCTATAGTTTGTACATTTTGTGGAATCGCTCTATTTGGTCATTAGGCAAATCACAATTATATTTCaacaattcaataattttttaagcctATGTTTTAATGCGAGAAATGCATTGTATAAGGATTAGACTATATAGGTATTCATACCTTCATACTCCGGATAGTAGTCCACTAAGTGCGAGGTCAATATCTTCTCTTCAAGTATatcttgtttatttaaaaataagataATCGAAGAATTACGAAAATAGCTCGTTGATAAGATGGCACGAAAAAGATTCGTGGATTCCTCCATGCGGTTCTGTAATacgaaacaaaaataataaagttactCCATAAACTATCGATAGAGAACTTCTTCTTAAGAATATATGTTCAGGTTATGTTAGGGACCTgtcataaattttgtatatatttataatcttATTTAACGAAGTTCTCCCCAAAGTTTCAAATTCTAAGAATTCAAATCATCAAGAGTATTGCTGTACGTACAACGGTTATTATTCCGATAGTATTGAAACCAGTCTATGGAGTGGGTTCACATAACATCAAACAAGAGCTTTGGATATAGGAACAAATGAGACGGGCTCATCACTGGCTATTGGTCAAACCATAACATTTATGTGTTCAAGTCAGTTGAGTAACGGTATTTATTTGAATTCTAAATTCGACTCAGTCATAGTCAGTTCTAAATTTACAGCTTTCCTActtcaagtaaaaaaaattcaaattttgcaTTGCACTTACTAAACCTTTGGCCTCGTTCAATGTCTGATCGTATTCTGAGAGGGAAGTTAGAAATATGACAGCTGTCACATCATCAAAACACTGTAACCATTTGCGTCGTTCAGATCGTTGTCCACCGACATCTATTACTCTGCAAAGAGAACAGAAGAGAGTTATGGTTAGTTTGCTCTATCATAGTTGCCTATATGCTTCAGACAATCGGAAAGGTATCACATTCACCGAAGTAACAaacgtttgtttttattacgcTTCCATTTGTTTTGCTGTATATCGAAAACGTGCTCCACTATTCTAGTCGTAACAACTCGTGAACGCAATATGTGATCATCGCTGGGTACGTAATCGGGCTGCGTGATACAATCCAACATGTCAAGGAAACTGTGTTGGGGTATATATGGTAAATTAGTGAAtcaaaatgtattttcagaatatataaaaagtaagcCTACTATTTCGCCGAATCGAATATCTGATATTCCCTTCGTCGTTCATAGCATTGTTGCACACCTTTATCGGCCCACAGACATTTTATGGCTGACAAAGTCGTCGCGGTTACGGCGTCTACATTGACGATCAAAATGTTATTTGCCAGAAGCTGTTGGAAggaaaataaattgataaaaaagtCAATAAAGAGCAGAATTTATAAAaacacatttgtacatacatacatttatttatatggttTCGGAAATTGCGAAGCTCAGTGGATTTATATGATCTATTCGACATTGCACAGACATTGGATTATTTGGTATATACGGAAAATTATCACTTTTACTAgataacatttatatatttaagcaaAGTCGGAAACCTCAGTGAAAGTCAGTACTAAGAAGAATCAGAGAAGGCGATTTCTTCAGATACAATGCCTTCGATCTTTTCAATTATGTATACAATCACCGATTAAACATTGAATAAGATTCGTAATCTTGTAAAAGGATACAAATTTTAACATTTAGGGCACGAGCGGAGTTTGTCGG
This genomic window contains:
- the LOC106621305 gene encoding guanine nucleotide-binding protein G(q) subunit alpha, with protein sequence MIRNSVEMVRGCCSCCSVPKRSNVEEEKDFNERKIIEDLERLNGAKKLLLLGTAEAGKSTFFKQMHINYGRGFSDDARLEYKGVIHQNILTAMQSMLSAMKVLRISFDKIEHWLLANNILIVNVDAVTATTLSAIKCLWADKGVQQCYERRREYQIFDSAKYFLDMLDCITQPDYVPSDDHILRSRVVTTRIVEHVFDIQQNKWKRNKNKRLLLRVIDVGGQRSERRKWLQCFDDVTAVIFLTSLSEYDQTLNEAKGLNRMEESTNLFRAILSTSYFRNSSIILFLNKQDILEEKILTSHLVDYYPEYEGPKQNADEAKYFIRQMFEALVHKDRPIYSHFTCATDTENIRIVFAAVKDTIFQFQLKKYNLV